From a region of the Zingiber officinale cultivar Zhangliang chromosome 4B, Zo_v1.1, whole genome shotgun sequence genome:
- the LOC121977773 gene encoding L-type lectin-domain containing receptor kinase IX.1-like has translation MPVISTLFFLGIIVPLATALSFNFPTFDQRSLSNITLQGNASWSSSPSGCIQLTRNQQDANMTLSVGRAVYKEPLLLWDAENLTDFSTHFTFIINPNGHKWPGDGMAFFLSPYPSNSSIPPSFSGCGLGLFNGSICDSSTHTLPTPTAIVAVEFDTYQNTAVHDPLFPHVGIDVGSLSSVVYESWKDDGNSNGSSNQWQGDAWVSYNSGTHNLSVFLTLEYGSRTANCSLSYIVDLRLELPSQVAVGFSASTGMSDEIHELLSWNFSSTLVQRPMQLPPVQAPVQPIPVQAPVQHPPVRSTVQRKSKMGIIVGTAAGVGILLLLLLLLVFVFLWSRKKKNRTSRRKIGENKDQLFDDDLEIEGRPKRFSYEELATATRNFSDDVKLGEGGFGSVYKGHLEDLNLDVAIKRFAKESSRQGRKEYFSEVNVISRLGHRNLVKLVGWCHDQRELLLVYEYLPNGSLDSCLYSAQNHLRWPVRYKIALDLASAMIYLHHDWEQCVLHRDVKSSNIMLDSAFNAKLGDFGLARLINHDHVLETTMSAGTLGYMAPECVDSGKANKESDVYSFGVVALEIACGRRPSKGKLVEWVWELYAKGATLEAADEKLNGEFDEEQMERVLVVGLWCAHPDFNLRPSMKQAINVLNGQMTLPINLPPR, from the exons ATGCCTGTGATCTCTACTCTCTTCTTCTTGGGAATTATTGTTCCCTTGGCAACTGCTCTCTCCTTCAACTTCCCTACCTTCGACCAAAGAAGTCTTTCCAACATCACACTTCAAGGAAACGCATCATGGTCTAGTTCTCCAAGTGGTTGCATTCAGCTAACCAGAAATCAGCAAGATGCCAATATGACATTAAGCGTGGGCAGAGCAGTCTACAAGGAGCCTCTTCTGCTCTGGGATGCAGAAAACCTGACAGATTTCTCTACCCACTTCACCTTTATAATCAACCCGAATGGCCATAAGTGGCCTGGAGATGGCATGGCTTTCTTCCTCTCTCCATATCCTTCCAACTCCAGTATCCCTCCTAGTTTCAGTGGCTGTGGCTTGGGCCTGTTCAACGGAAGTATATGTGACTCATCAACACACACCTTACCCACACCAACTGCAATTGTAGCAGTGGAGTTTGACACGTACCAAAATACTGCAGTCCACGATCCATTGTTTCCTCATGTTGGCATAGATGTCGGCTCACTCAGTTCAGTTGTATATGAAAGTTGGAAGGACGATGGCAACAGTAATGGGAGTAGCAACCAATGGCAGGGAGATGCATGGGTGAGCTACAATTCAGGCACTCATAATTTAAGTGTTTTCCTAACTCTGGAATATGGATCCCGTACTGCAAATTGCAGCCTTAGCTATATTGTGGACCTTCGGCTGGAGCTCCCATCGCAG GTTGCAGTAGGGTTCTCGGCGTCGACGGGCATGAGTGATGAGATACATGAACTTTTATCATGGAATTTCTCTTCGACTCTAGTGCAGCGCCCCATGCAACTTCCCCCTGTGCAAGCCCCCGTGCAACCAATCCCTGTTCAAGCCCCCGTGCAACATCCTCCCGTGCGATCCACCGTGCAACGCAAAAGCAAAATGGGGATCATTGTTGGCACGGCCGCAGGGGTAgggatcctcctcctcctcctcttgctGTTGGTTTTTGTGTTCTTGTggagcaggaagaagaagaacaggacCAGTAGAAGGAAGATCGGAGAAAACAAGGACCAGCTATTTGATGATGACTTGGAGATAGAAGGAAGGCCAAAGAGGTTCTCGTACGAAGAGTTAGCCACTGCGACGAGGAACTTCTCTGACGACGTCAAGCTCGGGGAAGGTGGATTCGGGTCGGTCTACAAAGGCCATCTCGAGGACCTGAACCTTGACGTCGCCATTAAGAGGTTCGCCAAGGAGTCGTCCAGGCAAGGCAGGAAAGAATACTTCTCCGAAGTCAACGTCATAAGCCGCCTCGGACATCGCAATCTGGTTAAATTGGTCGGCTGGTGCCACGACCAACGAGAACTCCTCCTCGTCTACGAGTACTTGCCCAACGGTAGCCTCGACTCGTGTCTGTACTCCGCGCAAAATCATTTGAGGTGGCCGGTGAGGTACAAGATCGCACTCGACTTGGCCTCTGCAATGATTTATCTCCACCACGACTGGGAGCAGTGCGTGCTGCATCGCGACGTCAAGTCGAGCAATATCATGTTGGACTCTGCATTTAACGCCAAACTAGGGGACTTCGGCCTCGCTAGGCTCATCAACCATGACCACGTCTTGGAGACCACGATGTCTGCCGGAACGCTGGGGTACATGGCCCCTGAGTGCGTTGACAGTGGCAAAGCCAACAAAGAGTCAGATGTCTATAGCTTTGGAGTCGTAGCCCTGGAGATTGCTTGTGGGAGGAGACCGAGCAAGGGCAAACTAGTGGAGTGGGTGTGGGAACTTTATGCGAAGGGCGCAACACTTGAAGCAGCCGATGAGAAGCTAAACGGTGAATTTGATGAAGAACAAATGGAGCGAGTGCTGGTTGTAGGATTGTGGTGTGCTCATCCAGACTTCAACCTGCGACCTTCGATGAAGCAGGCGATAAACGTGCTCAATGGGCAGATGACTCTACCAATTAATCTCCCTCCGCGctaa